A window of Kyrpidia spormannii genomic DNA:
TCCGAGAGGGTCTGGCCGGCCTGCTTTACTTCCACCTGGAGCATGGGCGAGAGCTGCACCACCGTGTGCAGGACAAAATCCTGGGGCACACCGGGCATGGAGATGACCAGGTTATAGTCCCCGGAGGGCAGAACGCCGGAGCCGAATTCGATCACCGCGGTGTTCGGCTGTCCGGATAACGTCCCGATTGTGGCGGACACGTTGTTCGCAATCACGTTGCCTTGAGCATCCTTGGCTTGGATCTTTATTTGGCTAAAATCGGGGGTCCCGGTGAAGTTGTTCAAAGACAGCGCCAAGTCGACAGGCGCCTGGGAGACGGTCCAAGGATCGGCGACAGGCATCGACTGGGCGGCCTGAACGGTGCTACCCGCCCAAGTCACTCCGAACAATTGCGCCGGATTACCCCAGTATGGTTGAGTGGTGTCCACGTAGGTGAACGCATAGTCGCCGACCGCAGTCTGGTTGGTCGTCCCGTTTACCGTCACCCGCAACTGGAGAGTGTGATCCGGCGCTGACCCCGGGAGGGTCGAAAGGGGTAGACTCCAGCCCCACACCTGAAGGGGGCTAGAAGCGCCCCACTGGGTCATCTCTTTGATCGTGCCGGACGCCGAGATAGAAGTGACGGGTTGGTATGGGCCGTTATCCACCGAGACTTCCACCGTGGGTGGAGTGGTCGCGGAGCCGGGTGCCGCCAATTGGCCCTTGACCGTGAGAGGCTGGGAGCCCGTCACCCGCGCTTTCTGCCCTGCCCACAGGGAGGTAACCTGGCCGTCGTTACTGGTCAGCGTCACACCGAAGGGGGCCGACTTCGTGGCGGGGTCGAGGAGGACCACCGACTTTTGCACGGCAACCGACCGCTGGGCGTTAGCCGCGACGATGGTGACCGGGGTTTGCCCGGGACTCAGTTTTAGGGTGGTCGTCCAGGTTTGTTTCGTCCCCACCGGCGACCCGAATACACTGGTTCCGTTCACAGTGCTCCGGGTGGCATTTTCCGTGTCGTACTGAAGACTGACCGGGCTGGATTCAACGGCGACGGTGGAATCCGAATCGATGTTCGTCCCCAGCACTTGAATATTGCTGAGGCGGGGATTGTTGAGAAAGTTGACGTAATACGTTTGTGATTGCACCTGAAGATTTCCCGAGGTGCCGAGAAAGGAAATCAGGTTGAGCCCCGGGTTCAGCACGACGCCTGGAAAGGTCGCCTGATTCCCTTGAATCTGGGGATTCTCATAGGTGTTGATCGCCTGGGAACCGTCGGGTTGCACCAGACATTTGATATCCACCACGTTGTTGAAGGTCACGGTCACATCCATGACCTTCGAATTCGTCGACAGGGCCGCATCGCTACTGGTGGGCAGATTCGCCGTCAGCGACCAGGTGTCGGCCAGGGCCCCCACCGGCGCCGCGGTGAGAGCCATCAGCCAGACCAGCAGCCATGCGACCCAGCGCACATTCCGCTTTTTCATGGCCTCCCCCTCCCTCAAAATATGTCATACTAAGCTTCAGCAGGGGAAGATCCCATCCCTGCCCGAGTGAGGAGGATCGCTCAGTGGCCGATCAGCTGTCCCAAGATTTACCCCGGGAACCGGGGACCACCAATCGCATATGGCTATGGATCTGGCTCGGTGCCTTGGTGCTCGGAGTCTCTGTGGCCCTTTGGTTTTATCGGGATGAGCTTTGGCATATCCTGGACGTGATTCGGCACGCCTCGCCCGCCGGGACCCTTTTGGCGGTGGCGTGCGAGACGGGGTTCCTCCTAACTTACTGGGATCTGGTGGGCCGGCTGTACCGGGCGGCGGGCACCCCGGTGCCGCGAGGGGCATTGTTTCGCCTGCTCCTTGTCTCCGGTGTCGTCGACCGGTTGCTTCCAACCGCCGGCACCAGCACCATCGCCGTCCTGGCGGTGGCCGGGGCCCGATGGGGGGTCACTTGGGCAAGTACATTGTGGATGATGGGCTTGTTTACTTCCCTGGGGCTGGTGGCGACTTTGTTGATTGTGGCCCTGTCGGTGGTCCTTTTGTCCACCTTTGACATTCCCTTGCCGCCCTCCATTCATCAGGCGTTGCTCGTCGGCCGGTGGGCGGCGATCGGCGGCGTGGTGCTCGGGGCGGGGTTCCTATGGACACCGGTTCGCCGCCGGGCGGTCCGGCGAATCGTGCATTGGATCGGCGGGTTGATCGATTGGTGGAAAGCTCACGAACCCGCCTGGTGGAAGCGATGGCGGGCCCGGCGCAGGCGCCGGACAAGCACGGGTTCCCCAAATGCCGGGGCCGCGGAACTTTTTGGCGGGATCTCTCCGACCCAAGCCACCCCGGCCCCGGCCTCCCCCGGGGTACCCCGTCGGCGGCGCAGAATCTGGGACCCGGAGGAGCGGTTTCGCGCCTTTGAGGCCACTTGGGAGCGAATCCGAAAAGAACCCGGATTGTGGGGCGTTGCGCTGGCCGAGAATCTTCTGCTCTACGTGCTGCGCATCGGCACCTTGGCTTCCTTCATGTCGGCTTTGCACATTTCGTTGCCCTGGCACCACTTGATCGCCGGATATGGCCTTGTGGTCCTTCTGGTCAACTTGTCGGCCCTGCCCTTTTCCCTGGGAATCTTCGAAGTGTCCATGGCCGCCCTGTACCACTGGTTGGGCGTCCCCTGGACCCAGTCCTGGGCGTTGACCTTGGCGTATCGGGGGATCACCTTCTGGTTGCCGATTCCCCTGGGACTGCTGGCCATGGTGAGGTGGCCCGGTCAGCCGCCGTCCCCGGGTGCCGGGTCTTATCGAAACGCCAGGGAGCCATCGGAGTAGTGAGCCTCAGAGCGAAGTGGGCGGTGAAAGCAAAATGAAAATGGTGGGTTTGGCGTTGTCCGGAGGAGCCGCGGCGTCGGCGGCCCACGTCGGGGTCATACGGGCTTTCGAAGAAGCCGGGTATGTCATCACCCATATGTCGGGTACCTCGGGAGGCGCCCTGGTCGCCGGGCTGTGGGCCGCCGGGTACGAGAACCGGGAGTTGCGGGGCCTCCTCGATCGCTTGGAGCGGCGGCATTTTGATGTGGACTGGAGAAGACTCGCCCGGCGGCGGCTCCTCCGCCAACGAGGGGAATGGCTGGGGTTTTTTCGTGCATCCCGTTTGGAACGATGGCTTGCCTCTCTCACGGATTTTCGTATAATGCGGGATCTTCCCCGCCCCGTCGCGCTCTCCGCCGTGGATCTCAGCCGGGGACGGGAAGTGATCTTCGCGTCCCGCCCCCTTGGTGACGTGCTGCCCCCTCGAACTGACGGGTCATCGGAGGACGCACCGGGTCATGGGAAGGACGGGACCCCCTTGGAACCGGCAACGGAAAGGCAGATCAAGGACGCCGATGGGGCTGAATCGGCCTTTCGTGGACCAAGGGGCCTGCACTGGGAGGTTATTCAAGAGATTCCGGCTTCTCTCGCCCTCTTGGCCAGTTCAGCCGTCCCGGTGATTTTTCAACCGGTGGTATGGAAAGATCGGGTTTTCGTGGATGGGGGACTGCTCGACAATTGCCCGGTGGCTCCCCTTCGGGCGCTCGGGGCCCCGGCTGCGGTGGCGGTGGATCTCGTCAGCCCTTGGGGTTGGCGGCCTCAGCGGCGGTTCGACGGCCCGATCTCCATTCTGTTTCGCTCCGTGAACGTGATTTTGGCCCATCAGAGCCGTACGGCTCACCTCGCCGCCGATTGGGTCATCCATCCCGAAATCCCCCCCATCGCCGTGAACGACTTCCGTCGCCTGGGCGAAATCGCCGATGCGGCTTATGAATGGACTTGTCGAACTTTGGAGAAACAGCGAGAAGGATAACGGATATTCTTCCCCCAAGGCGCATATAATGATACATTGAGTGTGGAGATAGGTCTGTGTCAGTGAGGTGACGAATATGCCGGGAAATTGGGACGAAGATGAGTGGGGATTTCGCCTCTGTCAGGTATTGGAGATTCGCTACCCCATCCTGGAAGGGGGGTTGGCCCACGTCGGAAATGGCCGGTTGGCGGCAGCGATATCTGAAGCCGGAGGTTTCGGCCAGGTGGGATCGGCGGGACGCAGCCCGGAACAGTTTGCCGAAGAGATTACATTGGCCGCGTCCTTGACCACAAAACCCTTTGGTGTGAACATTCCCATCAGCGAACGAAAAGATAATCGCCCTTATTTTGACGTTATCGATCAACATCGCCGCGCCATCGCTGCGGTGAGCTTATCGGCGGGCAATCCCCGGCCTCTCATTCCGCAATTTAAAGAAATGGGACTTCGGGTGATCGTGCTCACCTCCACCGTCTCCCAGGCCCTGAAGGCGGCCGAGGGGGGAGCCGACGTCGTGGTGTGCGAAGGGTTTGAAGCGGGCGGCCACAACGGCCCGGCGGAAATCACGACGATGGCGCTCGTTCCCCAGGTGGTGCGGGCCCTCCGGGAGAGGGGCCGGGATGTGCCGGTGGCAGCAGCGGGGGGGATTGCGTCGGGGGAACAGATGGCGGCGGCTCTCATGCTCGGCGCCGACGGGGTCCAGATCGGCACGCTGTTTGTCGCCACGGAGGAATGTGAAGCCCACCCGGCCTATAAGCGCACCCTGGTGGAGGCCGGCGATGAAGCGACCGTGGTCATCGAACGGAGTCAGGGGCGGGTGACCCGGGTGTTGCGGAGTCCTTTCACAGAGAGAATTCTCGATCTGGAGAAACAGCGACCGTCTATGGAAGAGTTGTTGCCCTTTATCGTGGGGAGGAACAACCGGATTGCGGCCATTGAAGGGCATATGGATGAAGGGTATGTCAACGCCGGCCAGGGAGTGGGACTGATTCACTCGGTCCGGTCCGCCGGGGACGTGGTCCGGGACCTGGCAGCAGAGGCTGCCCGGGTGTTGCGGCGGGGTCCCACATGGGCCGAATGGCTGGAAGGGGTCGACGGGGTTCGTCCAGTATGAAGGCATACGACGTATTCTGGAGGGGATTGTGGTGGAACGCAATAGTTTGGCGTGGGTCCATTGGGAGCAATTAGGGGAAATCGTGCACCGAGGTGTGGGGAAAGAACTGGATTTTGACCAATTGTCTCGGGTGATTAAGGAGATCTGCGGCCTGCAGGGCCACTGGTGCGGAACGTTGGCCTATGGGGATTTTGACCGGGGAGATTACGGATTGCAAACCCGGCTGCTTCAGGTCGGGATTCAGCCCCGGCACGTGGCCGCCCGGGAGGCAGGAGAATTTCACCGGGACGCCGTCGCCCTGGAGTTGTCCTTGGATGCGCTCGAAAGTGTACATACGCTCCCCCACATCACCGATCATTTGTTTGTGGGTGGAGACATCAGCTGGGTGCCGCTTTTCCGCAGGTTGACCCAGCACGGGAAACATATTCATTTATGTGGCTTTCAAAGTTATACTCACCGGGCGCTGCGGGAATGGGCGGAAACCTTCACCGCCCTGGACCACCGGGAGGAAATCACCCGGGACCGGATTCGGGAAGCGGGGCCGCAGATCTCAGAAGGAGATCTGGAACAGGTCATTCACGTCCTGGCTGGAATGCAGGAACGGCTTCCCTTTGTGGGGTTTGGTTTGTTGCAGCGGGAACTGACCCGGCGCTACCCTTACCGCTTCGGGTTTGAAGACATTCTGAACGCAGCGAAGAATGAAGGGATTCTTGAGGTCTACAAAGTGCCGAATCCGAACAACCCAGATTTCCCCACTACCGCCGTGCGTCTGAATCGGGAGCATCCTTTGGTGCGGGAGACTTTGGGGGCGGAGGCACTCAACGCTTTAGAAGAGTTGCGGGGATTCGGGGATGGGACGGAAAGTCCCGACGAAGACTATATGGATGCAGACCCCGGTGAATTCGATCAACGGGACGACTGAAACCTTTTGACCAGCAGCGTGTGTCCTTGCCTGCCGGTGAGCGACCGGGGCACCCGGGCCGGCGCGGACGCGCCGGTGCCTGCTCCAGAAACCCGGGAAGCCGGCCATTGTTCCGACCGGCCGGCTGGCCCCGGTTCACCGCTACGGCGCTGTGGCCCGAATCCGCCGCCAAGGTGGCCAGGGCCATAGCGCCCAGTCGTCTTTGGTGAAAGCTTTCGTTCCTCCTCTATCAAATGTTACCAACACCGTTCCGGCGGAAGATGAAAGGACCCGCCCTTTCCCATAGCGGAGGTGCCAAATCCGATCCCCGTCGTCAAAATATTTGATCACGGACTCTCCCCCCTCTGCTTGCACCATCAGGTATGTGCCGGGGCCGGTCGACTTATGCGCCAGACCTTGAGGCTTGTCGAAGGCGATCAGAAAAAGTCGAAAGTCTGTATATTTCAATATATAGCCTTCACCGACAAACCGTTGTATAATACCTCCGTATGCAAGCGGCAAGACCCTACTCGCGCATCTGGCCATCTTTTGTTTTAAGGAGGGAATTATGCATGTTGGTGGTGGCGGACCAGATCAGCCAGCTTCGGGCCGAATTGGTCCAGTTGTTCGAACAGTGCAATGGGCGTTTAACCGATCCTCAGATGGTGAGAAAAAGCCAACAACTCGACCATCTGGTGGTGTTCGTTCAGAGGAGGCGCCTCGAAGAACACAATCAGCAATGTATCGCGACCTGAGGCGAATGTTGGCATAGGGGATCGAAACGCCCGACCTATCTCGACCAAAACAGCCATGGCACGACCCGGAGGTCGAAATCCGGTACGTGGCGACGATGCTTCTTTTGGTCGTTGTTCATCGACTGGTCCGCTGATTGTCCTGAAAGATTCCGGTTCCGCCCACGAACCGAGCTCCGAGTTCCTGCGATACATATGCCTTATGCGGGCATGTCGTCCGTCGGCAGTCGCGGTCAAGGGCACAGGAGGTGTCGGGAGCTTTAACCGAACAGTCGTGGTCAGGGGAAGACCAGGGGGAGGAATCGACGCAATCTTAAAGGCGTGACGCGGGTGGGCAGTCAATTCGGCAATCGTTTCGGCGGATGTCGGCCAAAAACCGGCGCCGCCGTTTTTGTCTCCCTGCGGACATGCCAATAGAGACAATATGGATGGGGTGAAGACGGTGACGGCGGCGATGCGACCTGGGACGTCGATTTTGATCGTGGGGGCCATGGGGGTCGGAAAGACGACCACCGCCCAGGTTCTGGAGCAAAACTACGGGTATCGCAGGTATTCTCTGGCCGAGCCGATCCATCGGGTGGTGGAGACAGCGTTCCCTTGGCTGAAAGATGAAGCCAAATCGATCCGCCGGACTTACTTGCAGAGAACCGGCGCGTTTTTACGCAGCTTCGTGCCCAACCCGATTCTCCGACATGCAGAGGCGGCGTTGGAGAACAGCACTGGCCCCCTGGTCATCGACGACGGACGGACAGTGGAAGAGGCGGAGTGGGCGCGGGAACGGGGCATGGCGGTGGTGGTCCTGACCTGTGAAAACGATGAACGTCGCCGGCGGCTTTTGGCCCGGGACGGGGCGCTCCCCGGCCCCATCGCCTTTAAAGATGCCACCGAGCAGGAGTGGACCCGGGTTCAGGCACCTCGGGTGGATACCACCCATCTCAGCCCTGCCGAAGCTGCCCTGGCCCTTCTGTCCGCCATCGATCATTAAAGGGCCACGGCGGTAAACCGAACGAGTTCCAGATCGGACGAGTTCCAAAGTGGAGGCACCACCCGGCCCCCGAGGTGGAGAATCCGCATCCATCGATCCCCTGGCCATCAAACGTACCGCCGGGGAACCCGTTTTCCGATCCCACAGAGAATCTCGTACGAAATGGTATCGAGCAGACGGGCGTGATCGTCGGCGGTCCAGCTCTCCTCCCCGTCGCGACCGAGAACAGTCACGACATCCCCGGAGCGTGCCTCGGGAATGTTCGTAAGATCGATCATGGTCTGGTCCATGCACACCCGTCCCACAATGGGCGCCCGCCGGCCGTGAACCAGCATGTACCCCGCATTGGACAATCCCCGGCGTAGCCCGTCCCCGTACCCCACCGCCACCGTACCGATGCGCCGGCGGGCCGGAGCGCGGTACGTGCAGCCATAACTGACCGTCGCGCCAGGCTCCACCCATTTGACATACACCAGGCGGGCCATCCAGCGGAGGGCCGGGCGGAGTACAACGGGCGCCTTCCACCCCGGATTGGGCAGGTAGCCGTACAGTCCGATCCCCACCCGGAGGGCGTCGTAGTGGGCTTCGGGCAAGCTGAGAGCCGCCGCCGTATTGGCCGCGTGAATAAGCGGGGGGCGCATGCCGTGGCTCTCCAAGGCTTTGACCCAGTGGTCAAAGCGACGCCACTGGCCCCGGGCATGGGTGAGATCTTCGGCGTCCGCCGCGGCAAAATGGGTAAAGGTGCCCCGAATCTCCACTTCGGGCACCTTGTTGAGCTCGGCCGCCCACTTCAGCGCCTGGTCCGTATCCCGCCAACCGATGCGCCCCATGCCCGTGTCGATTTTGATGTGCACACCGGCCCGTTTGTGCAGTTCCCTGGCGGCCGCTGCCAATGGGGGGATGTGGGCGGGATCGAAAACCGCCACCTCGAGATCCGCCGCCACCAGCTCCCGGGCAGTTCCGGGGTCGATCCACCCGAGGATCAGGATGGGGACGCGAATGCCCGCTTTCCGCAGGGCGAGCCCCTCCTCCAACCGGGCCACCGCCAGGCGCCGGGCGCCGGCCTCCAAGGCCGCTTTGGCCACCGGCACCGCGCCGTGCCCGTAGCCATCCGCCTTCACCACCGCCATGATCTCCGCGTCCCGGGTCAACTGGCGAAAGGATTCAACATTGTGACGGATGGCGGATATATCCACATCAGCCCAGGTGAGCGCCCCGTCTTCAAACCCTTTCATGCCCGATCCCCGCCCACCGAACGGCCGGCCACCGCGGCGGTGAGCAGGCCGTACACCACTTCGTGGACCGGCGCGGGCACCCCGTACTCCCGGGCCATCTCCACCAAGGCCCCCTGGAGGTGGTCGATTTCCACCGGCCGCCCCGCCCGAAGATCTTTGGCCATGGAGGCGAGCATCCCCGGTTCGAACCCTTCCGCCCGTCGCATCACCGTTTCCACGGCATCATCGGGCATGGAGATTCCCCGGGCCCGGGCTGTGGTCACCGCCTCCTCCACCAGGTGCTGAAACACCGCCCGGGACGACCCGTGGCCCAGCACCACGCCGATCCCCGCTCCGGTCAGGGCCGTGGTGCCGCTCACCGCCGTGATAAAGGCGTATTTGTCCCATAGGGCGACCTCGATGGCCGAACTGGGGTGAGACCCGATTCCCGCCCTGCGAAACGCCTCGTCCAGGGCTTCGATGCGCGGAGTGATCACTCCGCTCCACTCCCCGAAGGTAATGTCCTGCACCCGGCTGCTGCGGTGGATTACGCCGTCGTCGTCCAAGTAGCTTTCCACGTGACACAGGCCGCCGATCACCGCATCGTCCCCGTACCGGCGGCGAAGGATGTCCATATGGCGCACGCCGTTGAGCAAGGGCAGTACCGCCGCCCCCCGCTGGACCAAGGGATCCAGGTTGGACCAGACCCCTTCGGCATCGTAGGCTTTGACCGTCAACAACACCACATCGGCATCGACGCCCTCGGCAGACTCCACGGCTTTTACCGGCCCGCTCCAGTGCCCATCGGGACTTTGAATCACCAGCCCCTTATCTTCCAGTTGACGACGCCGCCGGGACCGGACAATGAAAGTGACATCCTGCCCCGCCTGGACCAGCCGCCCGCCAAAATACCCGCCAACCGCTCCGGCCCCGATTACCGCAAAACGCATCTACAGTCCCCCCACGCCATCGGATACGGATCTCTTCGGGACTATTGTACCTCAGAAGGAAACTGGGCGCATGGGGAGAGACGGGAAGGGCAGGTCCAGAAAACGGCACCGGGTCGGAGGAGGGCACCAGTCATTTGGACCGCCCGGTGGTCGCCAAGCCCTCAAAAAAGAAGGCGGCCATTCGCGGTGGTGATGCCGCAAATCGCCGCTGGCTATCATGTGTAGAGCAGAAACGAGAGCCGCTATCCCGCTCGGTGCAACGTCTTGAAGTTCTGAGCAGACGCGGAAGAAGTGGCTGCCCCGGTTCCGCCCTTTGTCCCTGTCCCTGTGTCAACTGACCCACCCTGGTTCGTCGTTCCAGAACCTGGCAAGCCGTTCCCTCCCGTGCCGCCACCTCCGCTCGTCCCACCGCTTCCCGCTTGAGAGCCACCCGCAGGCCCGGGTTGTCCCGATCCGTTACCTTTTTCATTGCCGCTGTTCCCCGACGGCCCACCGTTATCTGTAGACGGCTTGTGATTGGTCGGCGTGGTCGTCCCCTGATCACTCGAATTCCCGGACTCCTGGGCCGGGGCCGAGGGCTCCGGCACGGGTTGAGGAGCCGGGGCCGGTTGGGGGGCAGGAGCCGCCACCGCCTTCGTGGTGGACTTGGCCGGCCCGCCATTCTTGTACAGGTTCCAGTAATAATCCTCCGACGCCGAAGCCGTCAAGGTACTGGCGTCGGCCATGCCCAACATCCGGTGCACCGTCTGCCGGCATGCCGCCACATGAGGAATCAGCACCGCCTGGCCGTCCACATACTCTGGGAGAAGATCCTGGTTTTGGGGGATCTGGGCGGTCTGCACCTGGCTGATGTCCACCCCCCGCATCAAACCGGCCAAACGAATCATGTCCCCAAAGTTCATATTGGTGCGCACATAGGGCTCCATGGCCTGAAGAATAATCGGCAACTTCGCGATGGACGAAGGAGCCTTCAACCGGTTCGCCAACGCCAGCAGGAATTCCCGCTGCCGCTGGGTCCGGCCAAAATCGGACTCCGCATCGTGGCGAAACCGCACATACATCAGGGCGTGGGCGCCATCAAGATGCTGATACCCGGCCTTGAGGTGGATGTCGTAAACGCCGTCGTCCACGTAGTTCATGGATTTCTCGACGTTCAAATCCACGCCGCCCACGGCGTCCACCACTTTTTCAAACCCGACAAAATCGGTCACGACATAGTAATGAATCGGTATCTGCAGAAAATCTTCCACCGTTTTTACGGCCAGCTGCGGTCCACCGAACGCATAACCGGCGTTAATCTTCTCGTATCCATATCCGGGAATCTTGTACCAGGTATCGCGCATGATCGAAAACATCTGCGCCGTTTTGGTCACCGGGTCTACACTGACCAACACCATCGTGTCTGAACGGGGATGGGGGTCGTGGTTGCGATTGTCCACTCCCATCATCAGGATGTTCACACGCTCCGTCCCCGTCCACTGGGGCAAATCCGCGGACTCGCCCTGGATTGCCCCTACAAAATGCCGGATCGACCACACGTAATACCCGCCGGTGCCGAGAACGAGGACGAGAAGCACCGCTGCGGCGATCCACAGCCAGCGTCTTCGTTTTGCCAAATTCCGAGCCTCCCCGGGAGGATTTCGCCACTACAGCACATCTAGGGGGCCACACGGTCTGCTGTTACCTGCAGCCTTCTTCAAGTTGGTTCTCGTCTATTATTCTCGTCTGGAGGCACCTTGTCAATAGTAGTTGTGTTGCCGGCAACACCGTATGTTGCCGGTGTGCCGCCGCAACATCCCCCGAATCAGGCCAAACGCGCCCCTACCCCTCGGCGAATCTTCAGGGACGGCCTGGACCTTCCGCGCCCATACCATGCCCCGCCCGGCGGCGCACAAACTGATACGCAATCACCAAGATCGCAAACCATGCCAAAGCCACATAAAAAGCCACCCGAGTATCGGGATCGAACAACAGCAAGACCACCACCAGGGCCAGGAAAGCCAGACCAATCCAGTTCGTCACCGGGGTCCCGGGCATGCGGTATTTGACCCCCTGCACCTGGCCGGCAGCGACCCGGCGGCGATAGGCCATATGAGCCACGAGAATCATGCCCCAGGTCCATATCGCCCCTTCAGCCCCCAGGCTCGTCACGTACGTAAACACTTGCTGAGGCACCACATAATTGAGGATCACCCCGACGAGCATCACCGCCGCAGAAGCGGCAATGGCCGTCGCCGGCACCCGCCTGGAACTGAGACCCTGCAGAAACCGGGGCGCTTGGCCGTACTGCGCTAACGAATAGAGCATGCGCCCAGTGCTAAACACTCCGCTGTTGCACGATGACAACGCCGCCGTCAGGACGACGAAGTTGATGAGATCCGCGGCGGCTGGGAAGCCGATCCGCTGAAAAGTAAGCACGAAGGGGCTATTTTGAGCATCGAGCTCATTCCACGGATACAGGCTCATAATGATCAAAAGAGCCCCGACGTAGAAAATCAGAATCCGCCAGATGATCTTATTGGTCGCCGCCGGGATCGTTTTCGACGGATCCCGGGCCTCACCGGCGGTCACCCCGATCAACTCCACGCCCACGTAGGCAAACATGACCATCTGCAGGGCGAGGAGTACACCGCTGATCCCCGTCGGGAAAAATCCCCCGTGGCTCCACAGGTTTGAGAATCCCACCGGCTCCCCATGGTTCCACACCCCAAACAGGATGATCAACAAGCCGACCACAATCATCGCGACGATGGTGACCACCTTGATCAGCGCAAACCAAAACTCGAACTCTCCGTAAGCCCCGACGGCAATCAGATTGACCAGAAACATGATCACCAGCGCGATCAATGCCGGCAGCCATTGGGGCACCGCGGGAAACCAATATCGTACATAGACCCCCACCGCGGTAATTTCGGCCATCGCTGTGGTGATCCACATGAACCAATAGGTCCACCCCGTGATAAATCCGGCCCAAGGGCCGACAAATTCCTCGGCGTATGTACTGAACGACCCCGCCACGGGCTTGTACAAGGCCAGTTCGCCCAGTGCCCGCATGATCAGGAAAATGACGAGTCCACCCACCAGGTACGAAATGGTTAAAGCCGGCCCCGCCAAATGAATCGCCCGGGCTGACCCCAGAAACAATCCGACACCGATGGCACCGCCCAAAGCGATCAGTTGCAAATGGCGTTCTTTGAGTCCCCGAACTAACTCCGACTCTTCGGGCATCTGTTTTCATCCCCCTTTGAAGCATTCCCCCGCCCTTCTACGGTAGTTTGTACCCGCACGGCCCAAATCTTGTCAACCGGCGCCCTCCGGGCGGTTCGCAAGCTCCTCCGCCCTGAACGAAAGCCTCCGGTCTTCACTGAATGAAAGCCGACGCGGGGGCGGGTCGACTGAACAGATACCCTTGACCCCACTCGACGCCCAAATTCGATACCGCCCCACACATCTCCCGGGTCTCGATGCCCTCCGCCACCAACATGGCGCCGACGGTGCTCGACAGCCTGGCCAGACTGCGGATAATCTCCCCGGCCCACGTCCCGTTCGCCGCCGCCCGGGTGAACACCATGTCCATCTTTAGCACGTCCGGACGGACGTGCAGCAGCCATTCGAGGCTGGCATACCCACTGCCCACGTCGTCCAGGGCCACCTTCGCCCCCGTCCGGTGGATCTGGTCCACTACCCGTTCGAGCTGGACCAGGTCTTTCACCGCCGCTTGCTCGGTGATCTCCACCGTC
This region includes:
- a CDS encoding lysylphosphatidylglycerol synthase transmembrane domain-containing protein, translated to MADQLSQDLPREPGTTNRIWLWIWLGALVLGVSVALWFYRDELWHILDVIRHASPAGTLLAVACETGFLLTYWDLVGRLYRAAGTPVPRGALFRLLLVSGVVDRLLPTAGTSTIAVLAVAGARWGVTWASTLWMMGLFTSLGLVATLLIVALSVVLLSTFDIPLPPSIHQALLVGRWAAIGGVVLGAGFLWTPVRRRAVRRIVHWIGGLIDWWKAHEPAWWKRWRARRRRRTSTGSPNAGAAELFGGISPTQATPAPASPGVPRRRRRIWDPEERFRAFEATWERIRKEPGLWGVALAENLLLYVLRIGTLASFMSALHISLPWHHLIAGYGLVVLLVNLSALPFSLGIFEVSMAALYHWLGVPWTQSWALTLAYRGITFWLPIPLGLLAMVRWPGQPPSPGAGSYRNAREPSE
- a CDS encoding patatin-like phospholipase family protein; protein product: MKMVGLALSGGAAASAAHVGVIRAFEEAGYVITHMSGTSGGALVAGLWAAGYENRELRGLLDRLERRHFDVDWRRLARRRLLRQRGEWLGFFRASRLERWLASLTDFRIMRDLPRPVALSAVDLSRGREVIFASRPLGDVLPPRTDGSSEDAPGHGKDGTPLEPATERQIKDADGAESAFRGPRGLHWEVIQEIPASLALLASSAVPVIFQPVVWKDRVFVDGGLLDNCPVAPLRALGAPAAVAVDLVSPWGWRPQRRFDGPISILFRSVNVILAHQSRTAHLAADWVIHPEIPPIAVNDFRRLGEIADAAYEWTCRTLEKQREG
- a CDS encoding NAD(P)H-dependent flavin oxidoreductase yields the protein MPGNWDEDEWGFRLCQVLEIRYPILEGGLAHVGNGRLAAAISEAGGFGQVGSAGRSPEQFAEEITLAASLTTKPFGVNIPISERKDNRPYFDVIDQHRRAIAAVSLSAGNPRPLIPQFKEMGLRVIVLTSTVSQALKAAEGGADVVVCEGFEAGGHNGPAEITTMALVPQVVRALRERGRDVPVAAAGGIASGEQMAAALMLGADGVQIGTLFVATEECEAHPAYKRTLVEAGDEATVVIERSQGRVTRVLRSPFTERILDLEKQRPSMEELLPFIVGRNNRIAAIEGHMDEGYVNAGQGVGLIHSVRSAGDVVRDLAAEAARVLRRGPTWAEWLEGVDGVRPV
- a CDS encoding NYN domain-containing protein, coding for MERNSLAWVHWEQLGEIVHRGVGKELDFDQLSRVIKEICGLQGHWCGTLAYGDFDRGDYGLQTRLLQVGIQPRHVAAREAGEFHRDAVALELSLDALESVHTLPHITDHLFVGGDISWVPLFRRLTQHGKHIHLCGFQSYTHRALREWAETFTALDHREEITRDRIREAGPQISEGDLEQVIHVLAGMQERLPFVGFGLLQRELTRRYPYRFGFEDILNAAKNEGILEVYKVPNPNNPDFPTTAVRLNREHPLVRETLGAEALNALEELRGFGDGTESPDEDYMDADPGEFDQRDD
- a CDS encoding aspartyl-phosphate phosphatase Spo0E family protein, translated to MLVVADQISQLRAELVQLFEQCNGRLTDPQMVRKSQQLDHLVVFVQRRRLEEHNQQCIAT
- a CDS encoding AAA family ATPase, giving the protein MTAAMRPGTSILIVGAMGVGKTTTAQVLEQNYGYRRYSLAEPIHRVVETAFPWLKDEAKSIRRTYLQRTGAFLRSFVPNPILRHAEAALENSTGPLVIDDGRTVEEAEWARERGMAVVVLTCENDERRRRLLARDGALPGPIAFKDATEQEWTRVQAPRVDTTHLSPAEAALALLSAIDH
- the alr gene encoding alanine racemase encodes the protein MKGFEDGALTWADVDISAIRHNVESFRQLTRDAEIMAVVKADGYGHGAVPVAKAALEAGARRLAVARLEEGLALRKAGIRVPILILGWIDPGTARELVAADLEVAVFDPAHIPPLAAAARELHKRAGVHIKIDTGMGRIGWRDTDQALKWAAELNKVPEVEIRGTFTHFAAADAEDLTHARGQWRRFDHWVKALESHGMRPPLIHAANTAAALSLPEAHYDALRVGIGLYGYLPNPGWKAPVVLRPALRWMARLVYVKWVEPGATVSYGCTYRAPARRRIGTVAVGYGDGLRRGLSNAGYMLVHGRRAPIVGRVCMDQTMIDLTNIPEARSGDVVTVLGRDGEESWTADDHARLLDTISYEILCGIGKRVPRRYV